One window from the genome of Schistocerca piceifrons isolate TAMUIC-IGC-003096 chromosome 1, iqSchPice1.1, whole genome shotgun sequence encodes:
- the LOC124781646 gene encoding rhodanese domain-containing protein CG4456-like, with product MPTEISPDHHLSYDDVVKLTKAKQIYLIDVREPQELKETGELPESVNIPLKDVSKALGELSDSEFQKKYNATKPGLDAPLIFSCRAGGRSLKALQTALELGYTKAKHYKGGFMDWEQHTKSKNS from the exons ATGCCCACAGAAATCAGTCCAGATCACCATCTTTCATATGATGATGTTGTAAAACTTACAAAAGCGAAACAAATTTATTTGATCGATGTTCGAGAACCCCAAGAGCTAAAAGAAACTGGCGAACTTCCTGAGAGTGTTAACATTCCTC TGAAAGATGTGTCCAAGGCTTTAGGAGAGCTTTCAGACAGCGAGTTTCAAAAGAAATATAATGCAACAAAACCTGGTCTAGATGCACCTCTCATATTTTCTTGCCGTGCTGGAGGAAGGAGCCTGAAAGCATTGCAAACAGCTCTAGAGCTTGGGTATACAAA GGCAAAGCACTACAAAGGTGGTTTCATGGACTGGGAACAGCACACAAAATCAAAGAATTCATAG